From Drosophila yakuba strain Tai18E2 chromosome 2L, Prin_Dyak_Tai18E2_2.1, whole genome shotgun sequence, one genomic window encodes:
- the LOC122319465 gene encoding uncharacterized protein LOC122319465, with product MVLVRPTLYRTLLIRKVNSFTEKDAYPLPQISGILSRLPKAEYITSLDLKDAYWQVPLDKTSRDKTAFTVPGRPLYQLKLMPFGLCNATSTMSRLMDKVVPAHLRNEVFIYLDERHLEVLREVALQIRRAARWALALQRYDFAIEHRKGSMNVVPDSLSRVNEDAVAAIDLREGLLVDLNSDHFKVSANQKNFPDLRTDSGYIYLKAEHLTGEQVHDEYAWKLWVPKELVSEILSRAHDNSLSAHGGIHKTIESVTERVSTEATRRRTDSQCHRAVWKTLIFHRDSTSGSSPASRVCVLSRGAPWEGQDGPLGEQQQKQ from the exons ATGGTCTTGGTAAGACCAACCTTATATCGCACTCTATTGAT TCGTAAGGTGAATAGCTTCACCGAAAAGGATGCATATCCTCTGCCTCAAATTAGTGGCATTTTGAGTAGGTTGCCGAAGGCCGAGTACATAACTAGCCTTGATCTAAAGGACGCTTATTGGCAAGTGCCTTTGGATAAAACTTCGCGTGACAAGACGGCGTTCACCGTTCCTGGTAGACCCCTCTATCAGCTTAAACTTATGCCGTTCGGGCTATGCAATGCCACAAGTACGATGTCTCGTTTGATGGACAAAGTGGTGCCAGCTCATCTTAGGAACGAGGTTTTTATTTACCTAGATGAGAGGCACCTCGAAGTGCTAAGAGAGGTTGCGCTACAGATAAGACGTGCAG CTCGATGGGCTTTGGCCTTGCAAAGATATGATTTCGCGATTGAGCATCGCAAAGGTTCGATGAACGTAGTTCCCGACTCCTTGTCTCGGGTGAACGAAGACGCGGTAGCTGCAATTGACCTGCGGGAGGGACTTCTCGTGGATCTAAATTCTGACCACTTTAAAGTGAGCGCAAATCAGAAGAATTTTCCTGATCTTAGGACCGATAGCGGTTACATTTATCTGAAGGCTGAGCATTTGACAGGAGAGCAGGTGCACGACGAATATGCCTGGAAGCTATGGGTACCTAAGGAATTGGTCTCTGAAATACTGTCTCGTGCTCATGATAATTCGTTGTCTGCTCATGGTGGGATACACAAGACCATTGAGAGT GTCACGGAAAGAGTGTCCACGGAGGCAACCAGGCGGCGGACTGACAGCCAGTGCCATAGGGCGGTCTGGAAAACCCTTATATTTCATCGGGACTCAACCAGCGGATCTAGCCCAGCAAGCCGAGTTTGCGTCCTGTCCCGAGGAGCACCCTGGGAGGGGCAGGATGGACCACTaggagagcagcagcagaagcagtag
- the LOC120320615 gene encoding uncharacterized protein LOC120320615, with translation MLIILFINLTRETLDNNVDLLCKHASVLFEGKANEFYWRYHKAHGDIQWNSFCTALRLQFRDSRDDCDIEELIRNSKQKQNESFDSFYDTISGLVDQLEHPWTTSKLIRVLRNYLRPEIRHEILNIDIKTVSDLRQICRRRETFLADVKRVSGYVRSTPFKREVAEFSQEYDTQLESEPENEADVEAFSLLCWNCRKEGHRYQDCVSERRIFCYGYGAVNTYKPSCNKCSKNPKHVEVAIQTEDFDCLSEPIHNNRRVRDAANVAQPPIPDEQQLPASSLLHSKIQTLKKIKHEENYLQNVGKRKARNSSRIKAFWQNVKNCRIGVNYIKSLPEGPKDPRPFLPIRLFNRTVYGLLDSSESASCVGGNLDREVEAAGNYKAINSSATTADGRSQQIRGHIQTEVEYGDQKKVLKIYIVPSLKQDLYLGIDFWRRYDLLPRRLIISI, from the exons ATgttgataattttatttattaatctaACACGAGAGACGTTAGACAATAATGTCGATCTGCTTTGCAAACACGCCAGCGTACTTTTTGAAGGAAAAGCCAATGAGTTTTATTGGCGTTATCATAAAGCGCACGGAGATATTCAGTGGAATTCTTTCTGTACAGCTTTGCGTCTCCAGTTCCGCGATAGCAGAGACGATTGTGATATCGAAGAATTAATCAGGAATtctaaacaaaagcaaaacgaatcttttgatagtttttatgaTACAATATCAGGTTTAGTCGATCAGCTGGAGCATCCTTGGACTACGAGTAAATTAATTCGAGTTCTCAGAAACTATTTGCGTCCAGAAATAAGACATGAGATCTTAAACATTGATATTAAGACGGTTTCAGATCTTAGACAGATTTGTCGCAGGCGCGAAACCTTCTTGGCCGATGTTAAGCGGGTTAGCGGCTACGTGCGAAGCACTCCGTTTAAACGTGAAGTGGCTGAATTTAGTCAGGAGTATGATACGCAGTTAGAATCAGAACCTGAAAATGAGGCTGATGTCGAAGCGTTCTCCTTATTATGCTGGAATTGCCGCAAGGAAGGACACCGATATCAGGATTGCGTATCGGAGAGAAGAATATTCTGTTACGGTTACGGAGCTGTAAACACTTACAAGCCAAGTTGTAATAAGTGTTCAAAAAATCCAAAGCATGTCGAAGTCGCAATTCAAACAGAAGACTTCGATTGCCTCTCGGAGCCAATACACAATAACCGAAGAGTAAGAGATGCAGCAAATGTTGCACAACCTCCAATCCCTGACGAACAACAACTACCTGCTAGTTCTTTGCTACATAGCAAAATCCAAACactaaagaaaattaaacatgaagagaattatttacaaaatgttgggAAACGAAAGGCTCGAAATTCTAGTCGAATTAAAGCATTCTGGCAAAATGTCAAGAACTGTAGAATTGGAGTCAATTATATAAAGTCGCTACCTGAAGGACCAAAAGATCCTCGTCCGTTTTTGCCAATTCGGTTGTTTAATCGTACGGTTTACGGTCTGTTAGACTCTAGCGAATCGGCAAGTTGTGTAGGAGGTAACTTAGACCGTGAAGTAGAAGCTGCAGGAAACTATAAGGCCATTAATAGTAGTGCTACAACGGCAGACGGCCGATCACAGCAGATACGAG GACATATTCAAACAGAGGTAGAATACGGCGACCAGAAGaaggttttaaaaatttacatcGTACCGTCGCTTAAACAAGATCTATATTTAGGGATAGATTTTTGGAGGCGTTACGACTTACTTCCCAGAAGACTTATCATATCTATCTAG